A window of the Neofelis nebulosa isolate mNeoNeb1 chromosome 13, mNeoNeb1.pri, whole genome shotgun sequence genome harbors these coding sequences:
- the FRAT2 gene encoding GSK-3-binding protein FRAT2 → MPCRREEEEEAGEEAEGEAEEEEEEDSFLLLEQSVTLGGSGEVDLLVAQIGEALQLDAAQDSPASPCAPPGPPLQPPRPPAAVRADKARPPALPLLLPPAPAEAVGPAPPGALRCALGERGRVRGRAAPYFVAELAAGPSALPGPCRRGWLRGATASRRLQQRRWPPTGTRAREDDPHRLLQQLVLSGNLIKEAVRRLQRAVAAVAATSPVGAAGPGGGRSGPDPVSLQPSGALH, encoded by the coding sequence ATGCCGTGtcggagggaggaggaagaggaagccgGCGAGGAAGCGGAgggggaggcggaggaggaggaggaggaggacagctTCCTCCTGCTAGAGCAGTCGGTGACGCTGGGCGGCTCGGGCGAGGTGGACCTGCTGGTGGCCCAGATCGGCGAGGCGCTGCAGCTGGACGCGGCTCAGGACAGCCCGGCCTCCCCGTGCGCGCCCCCGGGGCCGCCGCTGCAGCCCCCGCGGCCCCCGGCGGCCGTGCGGGCGGACAAGGCCCGGCCCCCTGCGCTGCCACTGCTTCTGCCGCCCGCGCCGGCCGAGGCGGTGGGCCCGGCGCCCCCGGGGGCCCTGCGCTGCGCCCTCGGGGAGCGCGGCCGCGTGCGGGGCCGGGCTGCGCCCTACTTCGTGGCCGAGCTCGCCGCAGGCCCCAGCGCTCTGCCTGGGCCGTGCCGGCGAGGTTGGCTGCGGGGCGCCACCGCCTCCCGCCGCCTGCAGCAGCGACGATGGCCCCCAACTGGGACGCGCGCCCGCGAAGACGACCCGCACCGGCTCCTGCAGCAGCTGGTGCTCTCGGGGAACCTCATCAAGGAGGCCGTGCGAAGACTTCAGCGAGCCGTCGCTGCCGTTGCAGCCACGAGCCCAGTGGGCGCCGCTGGGCCCGGAGGCGGCCGCAGCGGACCGGACCCTGTCTCCCTGCAGCCTTCTGGCGCTTTGCACTGA
- the FRAT1 gene encoding proto-oncogene FRAT1 — MPCRREEEEEAGEEAEGEAEEEEEEDSFLLLEQSVTLGGSGEVDLLVAQIGEALQLDTAQDSPASPCAPPGPPLQPPRPPAAVRADKARPPALPLLLPPAPAEAVGPAPPGALRCALGERGRVRGRAAPYFVAELAAGPSALSPLAPHPGLDGPSGANKRGAPQPLSGPCRRGWLRGAAASRRLQQRRGTQLESRTGDDDPHRLLQQLVLSGNLIKEAVRRLHSRRLQLHAKLPQRPLTGPLSAPVHEPPSPHSPRAACNDPGASGRRAQLKTGDGVLVPGS; from the coding sequence ATGCCGTGtcggagggaggaggaagaggaagccgGCGAGGAAGCGGAgggggaggcggaggaggaggaggaggaggacagctTCCTCCTGCTGGAGCAGTCGGTGACGCTGGGCGGCTCGGGCGAGGTGGACCTGCTGGTGGCCCAGATCGGCGAGGCGCTGCAGCTGGACACGGCTCAGGACAGCCCGGCCTCCCCGTGCGCGCCCCCGGGGCCGCCGCTGCAGCCCCCGCGGCCCCCGGCGGCCGTGCGGGCGGACAAGGCCCGGCCCCCTGCGCTGCCACTGCTTCTGCCGCCCGCGCCGGCCGAGGCGGTGGGCCCGGCGCCCCCGGGGGCCCTGCGCTGCGCCCTCGGGGAGCGCGGCCGCGTGCGGGGCCGGGCTGCGCCCTACTTCGTGGCCGAGCTCGCCGCAGGCCCCAGCGCTCTGTCCCCACTGGCCCCTCATCCCGGCCTTGATGGGCCTTCGGGAGCCAACAAGCGGGGCGCCCCGCAGCCGCTGTCCGGCCCGTGCCGGCGAGGTTGGCTGCGAGGCGCCGCCGCCTCCCGCCGCCTGCAACAGCGACGCGGGACCCAGCTCGAATCCCGCACCGGCGACGACGATCCGCACCGGCTCCTGCAGCAGCTGGTGCTCTCGGGGAACCTCATCAAGGAGGCTGTGCGGAGGCTTCATTCGCGACGGCTGCAGTTACACGCAAAGCTTCCCCAGCGCCCGCTCACGGGGCCTCTGTCGGCCCCAGTGCATGAGCCCCCTTCGCCCCACAGCCCTCGCGCGGCCTGCAACGACCCCGGCGCGTCCGGGAGGAGGGCGCAGCTCAAAACTGGCGACGGCGTTCTGGTACCTGGCAGCTAA